In the Pseudoliparis swirei isolate HS2019 ecotype Mariana Trench chromosome 19, NWPU_hadal_v1, whole genome shotgun sequence genome, one interval contains:
- the LOC130209259 gene encoding LON peptidase N-terminal domain and RING finger protein 3-like → MGTESESMLQLAAEAFQSNNFDLAADIYECQLACLGDPGGRQELMVMRADALAFGGKFTEAFDAYRQASETERLRPVHLTNLIEYLSSSIGAGGDGPHETPKKGGQVGAAAAAAGRPTGAGAAGFGCEDFTCRMCLSFLFEPVTLPCGHCFCKKCLERDRKEKERPVKCKECRDGSGVADVQSYRVNVVLSNLLAKWFPTLHQAGRLRREGNALYAERKVEAALDKYNRATLIAPMDHILFSNRSQIHSSLRLYEKALRDAEVACRLVPHWSKGHVYKAQALVSLGRTEEALREYLVCLSIEPDCRLANVEAHRLLCDLLGVTGQVPERISDYSNAHVSFRAHVKNSIGISTPAQILRPSPLSGPAPPAPERPECGEVKGQGKPDHSFLLKRKHGSAEEEQEDDEGQERRDDHKRVKAAEADQLSSAAGGALDPSDLECSLCMRLFYEPVTTPCGHTFCLRCLERCLDHNAKCPLCKEELSEYLVQRPYCKTVLTQNLISKYLPSELMERQKIHQEEMAELSNLNKNVPIFVCTMAFPTVPCPLHIFEPCYRLMIRRCIETGTNSFGMCLGDNLKGFADYGCLLEIGDVKFFSDGRSVVNTVGMRRFKVIQHSERDGYNMADIEYLEDVTVEGLAERELHALHDAVYDQALVWVNSLKAEQKERIEGHFGPMPQKDPELQESPNGPSWCWWLLAVLPLEGRDQLPFLALTSLKDRLSGIRKVLLFMAHSRHR, encoded by the exons ATGgggacagagagcgagagtaTGCTGCAGCTCGCGGCGGAGGCTTTCCAGTCGAACAACTTTGACCTGGCCGCGGACATCTACGAGTGTCAGTTGGCGTGCCTCGGAGATCCGGGGGGCCGACAGGAGCTGATGGTCATGCGGGCGGACGCGCTCGCGTTCGGGGGCAAATTCACCGAAGCTTTCGACGCGTATCGACAAGCCTCGGAGACGGAGAGACTGAGACCCGTTCACCTGACCAACCTCATAGAGTACCTGTCGAGTAGTATCGGCGCGGGGGGCGACGGTCCACACGAGACCCCGAAGAAAGGAGGACAGgtaggggcggcggcggcggcggcgggacgTCCGACGGGAGCCGGCGCCGCGGGCTTCGGGTGCGAAGACTTCACCTGTCGGATGTGCCTGAGCTTTCTGTTCGAGCCCGTGACTCTGCCGTGCGGACACTGCTTCTGCAAAAAGTGTCTGGAGAGGGACcggaaggagaaggagcggcCGGTGAAGTGCAAAGAGTGCCGGGACGGCTCCGGCGTGGCGGACGTCCAGAGTTACCGGGTCAACGTGGTCCTCAGTAACCTGCTGGCGAAGTGGTTCCCGACCCTGCACCAGGCCGGCCGGCTGCGGCGGGAGGGCAACGCGCTGTACgcggagaggaaggtggaggcgGCGCTGGACAAATACAACCGAGCCACACTCATAG cacCCATGGACCACATACTGTTTAGTAACCGCTCCCAGATCCACTCCAGCCTGAGACTCTATGAAAAGGCCCTGAGAGACGCAGAGGTGGCGTGCAGACTCGTGCCTCACTGGTCCAAG GGTCATGTATATAAGGCCCAGGCCCTGGTTTCGCTGGGCAGGACCGAGGAGGCTCTTAGGGAGTACCTGGTCTGTCTGTCCATAGAGCCAGACTGCAGACTGGCCAACGTCGAGGCTCACAGG CTGCTCTGCGATCTCCTGGGGGTCACCGGTCAGGTCCCTGAACGCATCTCGGACTACTCCAATGCGCACGTGTCTTTCAGAGCGCACGTCAAGAACAGCATCGGCATCAGCACTCCGGCCCAG aTCCTTCGTCCCAGCCCGTTGtcaggccccgcccctcccgcACCCGAAAGGCCCGAGTgcggtgaggtcaaaggtcaggggaaGCCGGATCACAGCTTCCTCCTCAAAAGGAAACACGGGAGCGcagaagaagagcaggaggatGACGAaggtcaggagaggagagacgatcACAAGAGGGTCAAGGCCG CGGAGGCGGATCAACTGAGCAGCGCGGCCGGTGGCGCCTTGGACCCGTCAGACCTGGAGTGCTCTCTGTGTATGAG aCTTTTCTACGAGCCAGTGACGACGCCGTGCGGCCACACGTTCTGCCTGCGCTGTCTGGAGCGATGTCTGGACCACAACGCCAAGTGTCCACTCTGTAAAGAGGAGCTGTCTGAG TACCTGGTCCAGAGGCCGTACTGCAAGACGGTGCTAACGCAGAACCTGATCTCAAAGTATCTTCCCTCGGAGCTCATGGAGAGACAGAAAATCCACCAGGAAGAGATGGCCGAGCTCTCCAA CCTTAACAAGAACGTGCCTATATTCGTGTGCACCATGGCCTTCCCCACCGTGCCGTGCCCGCTCCATATCTTCGAGCCGTGCTACCGGCTGATGATTCGCCGATGCATAGAGACGGGGACGAACAGCTTCGGCATGTGTCTGGGAGACAACCTCAAAGG GTTTGCGGACTACGGCTGCCTGCTGGAGATCGGCGACGTGAAGTTCTTCTCCGACGGCCGCTCCGTGGTGAACACCGTCGGCATGCGGAGGTTTAAAGTCATCCAGCACAGCGAGAGGGACGGATACAACATGGCGGACATCGAGTACCTGGAGGACGTTACG gtggagggTCTGGCAGAGCGTGAGCTGCATGCTCTGCACGACGCGGTGTACGACCAGGCCCTGGTGTGGGTCAACTCCCTGAAGGCGGAGCAGAAGGAGCGCATTGAGGGACACTTTGGACCCATGCCTCAGAAAGACCCTGAACTCCAG GAGAGTCCCAACGGCCCCTCCTGGTGCTGGTGGTTGCTCGCCGTTCTTCCGCTGGAGGGCCGAGACCAGCTGCCGTTCCTGGCCCTCACCTCTCTGAAGGATCGGCTCAGCGGCATCCGCAAGGTGCTGCTCTTCATGGCCCACAGCCGGCACCGGTGA